TTCCACACGATCTCCAGACCGTTGAACGGCACATGCATCGCCAGGACATAGCAGGGCAACGCCGTGATGCCGAACAGCAGGGCATTTCCCCGCAGCCAGACCGCGGGCTGCATCTTCGAGCGCTCCCGGACCAGTGTGATCAGGGTGCCGCTGAGACCATAGCCCAGTAAGGCGAGGCTGATGACGATGTAGGCGAAATGGTGCCAGTGGGCGATAGAGAAAAGCCGCATCAGGAGGATCTCGTAGGCCAGCGCCGCGGCCGAGACCAGTCCGATGCAGGGATACAGATCTGTGTGAGGGGCCGTTTGCCGGGCGCTATCGCCGCCCGGGTGCCAGGCCGGGGCGTCAGCGGGCGTCGATCGGTTTCGCATTGCGGCCGATGTCCCGGTGTCAGTTGGACAATTCGGTACCGCCGGGTGGGGTGTCCCGGCAGGTCATCGCTCATCTCCGGGATCGGTGATCGCCCGTGAGCGGGACGAATCGTACCGGCAGTATGTGCTGGGTCGTGACCTTTCCCTGGTCGTCTTTGCGCAGCACAAGGAGCTGTTGCGTGAAGAAGACCTCCCCGACCGGAATGACCATTCGCCCTCCCGGCTTGAGTTGCGTGATCAGCGGCGGGGGAATACCCGTGGCAGCTGCTGTGACCAGGATGATATCGTAGGGGGCGTGCTCCGGCCAACCGTAGTAGCCGTCGCCGGTACGTGTCGTGATATTGGTGTAACCGAGGTCCTCGAATCTTCGGGCAGCGGCTTCCGCCAGGGGTTCCACGATCTCCATCGTGTAGACATGCGCTGCGATTTCCGAGAACACGGCCGCCTGATATCCTGATCCGGTGCCGATTTCCAGCACGATGTCGTCCTTGTCCGCCTGGGCAAGGTC
This window of the Gammaproteobacteria bacterium genome carries:
- a CDS encoding protein-L-isoaspartate(D-aspartate) O-methyltransferase, giving the protein MFIHSAIRIGAVGLAMALLPAQVSGRNDEAEFAQMRQEMVSDLKRYTRRVGDESGSPTLSDEVWASMEKVPRHQFVPDDEKDYAYENRPLPIGYGQTISQPYIVALMTDLAQADKDDIVLEIGTGSGYQAAVFSEIAAHVYTMEIVEPLAEAAARRFEDLGYTNITTRTGDGYYGWPEHAPYDIILVTAAATGIPPPLITQLKPGGRMVIPVGEVFFTQQLLVLRKDDQGKVTTQHILPVRFVPLTGDHRSRR